Below is a genomic region from Actinomadura sp. NAK00032.
GACACCCCCGCCGACGTGGTGCTCGGCGGGGGCGTCCTGGCCGCCCGCCGCCCGCCGCTGATGGACGCCGTCGCCGCCCGCTACGCCGACCTCGCCCCCCGCGCCCGGCTCCTGGTCCCCGAAGACCCCCCGCTGCTCGGCGCGGCGCTGCTCGCCCTCGACCACGTCGGCGCGCCGCCGGCCGCCCACGACACGCTCCGGGCCACGTTCCGCCGCCGCCGGCCTTGACGTTGTAAGGTTCGGCCGGGGAGGGCAGAGGCATGCAGATCGGATTCGCCGTGCCGGGTTCGGGGGCGTGGGCCACGCCCGGCAACCAGGTGACGGTGGCGCAGCGGGCCGAGGAGCTCGGCTACCGCTCGCTGTGGACGCTGCAGCGCGTCCTCAACCCCGCCGGGTCGCCCGACCGGACCTACCGGGGCGTCCCGGACCCGTTCGTCACGCTCGCCTACCTCGCCGGGCACACCGCCCGGGCGCGGCTCGGCGTGGCGGTCGCCAACCTGCCGTTCTACGCGCCGCCGGTCCTCGCCAAGCAGGCCGCCACCCTCGACCGCGTCAGCGGCGGGCGCCTCGACCTCGGCCTCGGGCTCGGCTGGATGCCCGAGGAGTTCGCCGCGGCGGGCGCGCCCATGGAGCGGCGCGGCGCCCGCGCGGAGGAGTACCTCGCCGTGCTGCGCGGGCTGTGGAGCGGCGCCCCGACCGAGTTCCGCGGCGAGTTCCACGACGTCCCGCCGGTCGTGATGGAGCCGCCGCCCGTGCAGTCGCCGCTGCCGGTGCTGCTGGGCGGCGCCGCCGAGCCGGCGCTGCGGCGCGCCGGGCGGCTGTCCGACGGCTGGGTCAGCTCCAGCCGCGCCGACCTCGCCGTGATCGGCCGCTCCATCGGCACCGTCCGGGAGGCCGCCGAGGAGGCCGGGCGGGACGCCGGCGCGCTGCGGTTCGTGTGCCGGGGCGCGGTGCGGCTGCGCCCGGCCGGGCGGGCGGGCCGGCGGCCCCTCACCGGCTCCTACGAGGAGATCGCCGCCGACCTGGAGGCGCTGGCCGCGCAGGGCGTCACCGAGGCGTTCGTCGACCTGAACTTCGACCCCGAGGTGACCGGCCCGGACGCCGACCCGGGCGCCTCCCTCGACCGCGCCCTGGAGGCCCTGGAGGTCTTCGCGCCGCGCGGCTGAGGGGCGCGGCGGCTAGAGGGGCGGGCGGCGCGCCTCCCACGGGGTGCTGAGCACCACGGTGGTCCGGGTCGCGACGTTCGCGGCGGCGCGGATCTTCTGGAGCAGGTCCTCCAGCTCGTTGGGGGAGGCGACCCGCACCTTGAGGATGTAGCTCTCGTCCCCGGCCACCGAGTGGCACGCCTCGATCGCCTGGAGGTGCGCCAGCCGGTCGGGGGCGTCGTCGGGCGCGGCCGGGTCGATCGGCTTGATCGACACGAACGCCGTCAGCGGCAGGCCGATCTGCCCGCTGTCCAGCTGCGCCGCGAACCCCCGGATGACGCCGCGCTTCTGCAGCCGCCGCACCCGCTGGTGCACGGCCGACACCGACAGCCCCGTCTCCTTGGCCAGGTCGGTGAAGCTCATCCGCCCGTCGTCGGCGAGCAGCGCCATGATCTGACGATCGATCTCCTCCACCCGGGAAATCTAGCGCGCCGGAGGCCGTCCGCGCGTCCCCATAGATCACGGATCGGCCGTCATCGGCCGATTTCCGGCGGGAGGCGGCCGGTCAGCGGCGGGCGGGCCGCAGCGGGCCGCAGCTGCCGCGCACCACCAGCTCGGTCGGCAGCAGCACCGGGCCGCCCCTGCCCCGCCGGGCGGGCTCGCGCAGCAGCAGCTCGCAGGCGCGGTAGCCGATGTCGTGGCCGGAGCGGGCGACGGCGGTCAGCGGCGGGTCGCACAGCTCCGCCCACGCCACGTCGTCCACCATCGCGATCGACACGTCGGCGGGGACCCGCAGGTCCAGCTCGCGGGCGACGAGCACGGCCGCCTCGCCGAGCAGGTGCCCGGCGGCCAGGACCGCGGTGACGTCGGCGCGGCGCTGCAGCAGCCCGGCCGCGGCGGCGTAGGCGGCGTCGCGGGCCGGGCGGGCGGCGACGACCAGGTCCTCCTCCACCGGGACGCCGAGCTGGGCGAGGGTGTCGCGGAACGCGCGCTCGCGCACCCCGGCGGGCGTGCCGGGGGCGCCGCCGAGGAACCCGATGCGCCGGTGCCCGAGCCCGGCGAGGTACTCGGTGAGGGACCGGACGCCGCCCGCGTCGTCGGCGAGCACGGCCGGGACGTCCGCCATGCCCGGCAGCACCCGGTCGGCGAACACGACGCTGGAGCACACCCGGGCGGCGCCCCGCCAGTCGGCCTCGGTCCCGGCGGGGACCGCGATGATCCCGTCCACCCGCTGCGCGACGAGCCGCTCCACGATCTCGGCCTCGCGGGACGGGTCGCCGTGCGCGGCGTCGACGATGACGTGCTCGCCGAGGCTGCGGGCGCACGAGAGCACCCCGGCGACCAGCTCGGCGCGGAACGGGTCGGTGACGTCCGGGACGATCAGTCCGATGCCGCCGCTGCGGCGCAGCTTCAGGCCGCGGCCGAGGGCGCTCGGCCGGTAGTCCAGCTCGCCCGCGGCGGCCAGCACCCGCTCGCGGGTGGCCGCGCTCACCGAGCCGCCGGAGAACACGCGCGACACGGTGGCGATGCCGACGCCCGCCGCCGCGGCCACGTCCTTGATCGTCGCCGGACCCTGCCGCACCGCCCGCCACCTCCCGATTCGCCGGTTTTCGATGATCTTATCCGGTGCCGCGCTCCCATGGAAACGATTCCATGATGTTTACTCCTTCCAGTGATGCGAAACCCCTGTTCGGCAGGGGGTAATGGAAACGTTTCCATGAAGGGGATCCGATGGCCAAGATCGTGCTGGACCGGGTCGACAAGGTGTACAGCGGCGGCGTCAAGGCCGTGGACGGGCTCGACCTGGAGATCCGGGACGGCGAGTTCATGGTGCTGGTCGGCCCGTCCGGCTGCGGCAAGTCCACCGCGCTGCGGATGATCGCCGGGCTGGAGGAGATCAGCGGCGGGAAGATCTCCATCGGCGACCAGGTCGTCAACGACCTCGCCCCGAAGGACCGCGACATCGCGATGGTCTTCCAGAACTACGCGCTCTACCCGCACATGACCGTCGAGCAGAACCTG
It encodes:
- a CDS encoding TIGR03619 family F420-dependent LLM class oxidoreductase — encoded protein: MQIGFAVPGSGAWATPGNQVTVAQRAEELGYRSLWTLQRVLNPAGSPDRTYRGVPDPFVTLAYLAGHTARARLGVAVANLPFYAPPVLAKQAATLDRVSGGRLDLGLGLGWMPEEFAAAGAPMERRGARAEEYLAVLRGLWSGAPTEFRGEFHDVPPVVMEPPPVQSPLPVLLGGAAEPALRRAGRLSDGWVSSSRADLAVIGRSIGTVREAAEEAGRDAGALRFVCRGAVRLRPAGRAGRRPLTGSYEEIAADLEALAAQGVTEAFVDLNFDPEVTGPDADPGASLDRALEALEVFAPRG
- a CDS encoding Lrp/AsnC family transcriptional regulator → MEEIDRQIMALLADDGRMSFTDLAKETGLSVSAVHQRVRRLQKRGVIRGFAAQLDSGQIGLPLTAFVSIKPIDPAAPDDAPDRLAHLQAIEACHSVAGDESYILKVRVASPNELEDLLQKIRAAANVATRTTVVLSTPWEARRPPL
- a CDS encoding LacI family DNA-binding transcriptional regulator, whose protein sequence is MRQGPATIKDVAAAAGVGIATVSRVFSGGSVSAATRERVLAAAGELDYRPSALGRGLKLRRSGGIGLIVPDVTDPFRAELVAGVLSCARSLGEHVIVDAAHGDPSREAEIVERLVAQRVDGIIAVPAGTEADWRGAARVCSSVVFADRVLPGMADVPAVLADDAGGVRSLTEYLAGLGHRRIGFLGGAPGTPAGVRERAFRDTLAQLGVPVEEDLVVAARPARDAAYAAAAGLLQRRADVTAVLAAGHLLGEAAVLVARELDLRVPADVSIAMVDDVAWAELCDPPLTAVARSGHDIGYRACELLLREPARRGRGGPVLLPTELVVRGSCGPLRPARR